Within the Prochlorococcus sp. MIT 1300 genome, the region TTCATTGTCGAGATGCCGCGGATCAAATGTTAGAAGAGCTACGAGCGCGTCATAAGAATCATCAATGCCCTAAAGGTGTAATGCATTGTTGGGGAGGAACCCCTGCAGAGATGGAGGGTTTCCTTGAATTAGGTTTTTATATAAGTTTCAGTGGCACGGTTACTTTCCCTAAAGCCACAGCAATTCATGATTGTGCTCGAATGGTACCTGATAATCGTTTCTTAGTAGAGACTGATTGCCCCTTTTTGGCCCCTGTCCCTCGAAGAGGCAAACGAAATGAACCAGCTTTTGTAGAAGCTGTTGCTGCAAAAGTTGCTGAAATTCGTGCTCAGCCCTTTGCCAGTGTCGCTAAATGTACTAGCGAGAATGCTAGGAGTTTGTTTGCACTTCCTTGATTTGTCAGCATGATTGCTTGATTTTGTCCGGTTAGGTGTAAGATCGTTGTTTGCTGTGGCAAAGACGCAGAACTCTGTGTCACTGCCTTCAGAAAGAGTCCATTCCAAATCTTGTGCATTGTCGACGTCGGCTGAATTGACCCAATTCCTTTGAGATTCTGAGCACACTAACTATGTCCCTTTGCTAGGGCGTAGTTTGTTTTGTTTGTGAATTCCTCAATCGCTTGGTTTCACCAAAAGATGTTCCTCTAGTGGACAAGTAATTCCATCCTCACTTCTCAACTGCAGGTCTACGCATGGGTAGAAGCGCGATTCAGGTCGCCAAGACCGCAACTTATTTGCCCGATTTGGTTGAGGTACAGAGGGCCAGTTTTAAGTGGTTTTTAGAGAAAGGGTTAATTGAGGAGCTGGAAAGCTTCTCCCCAATAACTGATTACACAGGGAAGCTTGAGCTTCATTTTGTTGGTAGTGAATATCGACTCAAGCGACCTAGGCATGATGTAGAGGAGGCTAAGAGGCGAGATGCAACATTTGCATCTCAAATGTATGTGACTTGCCGATTGGTTAACAAGGAAACAGGTGAGATTAAAGAACAGGAAGTATTTATAGGTGAGCTGCCCCTCATGACAGAAAGGGGAACATTCATTATTAATGGTGCTGAAAGGGTTATTGTTAATCAAATTGTACGTAGTCCAGGAGTTTATTTTAAGGATGAGCAGGATAAAAATGGCCGTAGAACTTATAATGCCAGTGTTATTCCAAATAGAGGTGCTTGGTTAAAGTTTGAGACTGATAAAAATGATTTACTCCATGTTCGAGTAGATAAAACACGGAAAATAAATGCTCATGTGCTAATGAGAGCAATGGGTCTTTCTGATAATGATGTAATAGATAAACTGCGACATCCTGAATATTACAAGAAGTCAATTGATGCTGCTAATGATGAGGGGATAAGCTCTGAAGATCAAGCACTTTTAGAGCTTTATAAGAAATTACGACCTGGCGAACCTCCTTCAGTAAGTGGTGGTCAGCAGCTACTCCAAGCAAGGTTTTTTGATCCAAAACGATATGACTTGGGCAGGGTTGGCCGTTACAAAATAAACAAAAAACTTCGACTAACTATCCCTGACACGGTTAGAACACTTACTCATGAGGATGTTCTATCGACGCTGGACTATTTGATTAACTTAGAATTAGATGTTGGTGGTGCAAGTCTTGATGATATAGATCATTTAGGTAATCGCCGCGTACGATCTGTTGGTGAGTTGCTCCAGAACCAGGTCCGTGTTGGGTTAAATCGTTTAGAGAGGATTATTAAAGAAAGAATGACTGTGGGTGAGACAGATTCTCTTACCCCTGCACAATTAGTGAACCCTAAGCCACTTGTTGCGGCTATCAAGGAGTTTTTTGGGTCTAGCCAATTAAGTCAGTTCATGGATCAGACTAATCCGTTGGCTGAATTAACTCATAAAAGACGTATTTCTGCTCTTGGGCCAGGAGGCTTGACAAGAGAGCGTGCAGGATTTGCTGTTAGAGATATTCATCCTTCTCATTACGGCCGTTTATGCCCAATTGAAACTCCTGAAGGGCCAAATGCGGGATTAATTAATTCATTAGCAACTCATGCAAGAGTAAATCAGTATGGATTTATTGAAACCCCATTTTGGAAAGTTGAAGATGGTCGAGTAATAAAAGAAGGAGACCCTATTTATCTCTCCGCTGACCTAGAAGATGAATGTCGTGTAGCTCCTGGAGATGTAGCTACAGATTCGGAAGGCAAGATTCTTGCGGACCTAATACCTGTGAGATATCGCCAGGACTTTGAGAAAGTTCCCCCAGAGCAGGTTGATTATGTGCAGCTTTCTCCTGTGCAAGTTATTTCTGTTGCAACATCTCTGATTCCTTTCTTAGAGCATGACGATGCAAACAGAGCCTTAATGGGATCCAATATGCAAAGGCAGGCTGTCCCTCTTTTGCGACCTGAACGACCTTTGGTAGGTACCGGCCTAGAAACTCAGGTCGCGAGAGATTCAGGAATGGTTCCTATTTCTAAAGTTAATGGAACGGTTACTTTTGTTGATGCAACTGCCATTGTGGTTCGTGATGAAGAGGGGGCTGACCATACCCACTACCTTCAAAAATATCAACGTTCAAATCAGGATACTTGTCTTAATCAACGTCCAATAGTCCACCAAGGAGATTCAGTAATTGTTGGTCAGGTGCTGGCTGATGGCTCTGCTTGTGAAGGTGGTGAAATAGCCCTTGGCCAAAATGTTCTCGTGGCATACATGCCTTGGGAAGGATACAACTATGAGGATGCAATTCTTGTAAGTGAGCGACTAGTTAAAGATGATTTGTACACTTCTGTTCATATTGAAAAGTATGAAATTGAAGCTAGGCAAACTAAATTAGGGCCTGAAGAGATTACACGTGAGATACCAAATATTGCAGAGGAAAGTCTTGGCAACCTAGATGAATTGGGGATAATTAGAATAGGCGCTTTTGTAGAAAGTGGAGACATACTTGTTGGTAAGGTTACCCCTAAGGGTGAGTCAGATCAGCCACCAGAGGAGAAGTTGTTGCGTGCAATCTTTGGAGAGAAAGCTCGAGATGTACGAGATAATTCTCTAAGAGTTCCTAGTACTGAAAGAGGAAGAGTTGTTGATGTTCGTATATACACAAGAGAGCAAGGTGATGAGTTGCCGCCAGGCGCGAACATGGTTGTTCGTGTATATGTTGCTCAGCGTAGAAAGATACAAGTTGGTGACAAGATGGCAGGGAGACATGGCAATAAAGGAATCATTAGTCGGATACTTCCGCGGGAGGATATGCCCTATCTGCCAGATGGTACCCCAGTGGATATTGTTTTAAACCCACTTGGCGTTCCGAGTCGTATGAACGTCGGCCAGGTCTTTGAATGTTTGATGGGATGGGCGGCAGCAAATCTTCAATGCCGTGTAAAAGTTGTTCCCTTTGATGAGATGTATGGGGCTGAGAAATCTCAACAGACTGTAGAGGCTTATTTAAAAGAAGCTGCTAAACAACCTGGCAAGGAATGGGTCTACAACCCTGACAACCCTGGCAAGCTTCAATTGATAGATGGTCGCTCAGGTGAACCTTTTGATCAGTCAGTAACAGTCGGTTATGCCCAAATTTTGAAGCTTGTTCACTTGGTAGACGACAAGATTCATGCAAGGTCTACTGGCCCATATTCATTGGTTACCCAACAGCCTCTTGGAGGTAAAGCTCAACAAGGAGGTCAGCGTCTTGGAGAGATGGAAGTTTGGGCGCTTGAAGCCTATGGAGCAGCTTATACATTGCAAGAGCTCCTTACGGTTAAATCCGATGACATGCAAGGCAGGAATGAGGCACTGAATGCAATAGTCAAGGGCAAGCCAATACCTAGGCCTGGAACTCCAGAGTCCTTCAAGGTTTTGATGAGAGAGCTTCAGTCCTTAGGCTTGGATATCGCTGTATATACAGATGAAGGTAAGGAAGTTGATCTTATGCAGGATGTTAATCCTCGTAGGAGTACACCTAGTAGACCTACATATGAGTCCTTAGGAGTCACGGATTATGACGATGATTAATCATTTGATGTAACCATTTTTGTTCTAACTTTATCTACTAACTGGCTATGACTAACAGCAACTTACGTACCGAAAACCACTTTGATTACGTCAAGATAACCCTTGCTTCTCCAGACCGTGTAATGGAGTGGGGGCAAAGGACATTGCCTAATGGTCAGGTTGTAGGTGAAGTTACTAAGCCTGAAACTATTAATTACCGCACACTGAAGCCAGAGATGGATGGCTTATTTTGCGAAAAGATCTTTGGTCCGTCTAAGGATTGGGAGTGTCATTGTGGTAAATACAAACGTGTTAGGCATCGTGGAATTGTTTGTGAGCGTTGTGGCGTTGAAGTTACTGAAAGTAGAGTACGCAGGCACCGTATGGGGTTCATTAAACTTGCGGCCCCTGTCTCACATGTTTGGTATCTAAAGGGTATCCCAAGTTATGTTGCTATTTTGCTTGATATGCCCTTAAGGGATGTTGAGCAAATTGTTTATTTTAATTGTTATGTTGTTCTTGATGCAGGAGACCATCAAGACCTGAAGTACAAACAGTTGCTAACAGAGGATGAATGGCTTGAGATAGAAGATGAGATATATGCAGAAGATTCAACTATAGAAAATGAGCCTATAGTTGGTATTGGTGCAGAGGCTTTAAAACAATTATTGGAAGACTTGGAGTTGCCAAAAGTCGCAGAAGAATTACGTGAGGAGATCGCAGGTAGTAAAGGGCAGAAAAGGGCCAAGCTGATTAAGCGCCTTAGGGTTATTGATAATTTTATTGCTACTAATGCAAATCCAGAATGGATGGTATTAGATGCAATACCAGTCATACCTCCAGATCTGCGCCCTATGGTGCAACTTGATGGAGGTAGATTTGCTACTTCTGACTTGAATGATTTATATAGAAGAGTAATTAATAGGAACAATCGTTTAGCTAGACTTCAAGAAATTCTTGCCCCTGAAATTATTGTTCGTAATGAAAAGAGAATGCTTCAAGAGGCAGTTGATGCCTTAATTGATAATGGACGGCGTGGGCGGACTGTTGTTGGGGCTAATAACCGACCTTTGAAATCTTTAAGTGACATTATTGAGGGCAAACAGGGGCGATTTAGACAGAATTTGCTTGGGAAGAGGGTCGATTACTCAGGACGCTCTGTGATAGTTGTTGGGCCAAAATTAAAAATGCATCAGTGTGGTTTACCAAAGGAAATGGCAATTGAATTATTTCAGCCATTTGTAATTCATCGCCTTATTCGTCAAAACATAGTTAACAACATTAAAGCAGCTAAGAAATTGATTCAGCGGGCTGATGATGAAGTTATGCAGGTCTTGCAGGAGGTGATTGAGGGTCACCCAATACTTTTGAATAGGGCCCCTACCTTGCACCGTTTAGGTATTCAGGCTTTTGAGCCAAAACTTGTAGACGGTAGAGCAATTCAATTACATCCACTAGTTTGCCCAGCTTTTAACGCAGATTTTGATGGAGACCAAATGGCCGTCCATGTACCTCTGGCTATAGAAGCTCAGACTGAGGCGAGAATGTTGATGTTGGCGAGTAATAACATCCTTTCCCCAGCTACTGGTGATCCAATTATTACTCCTTCCCAGGATATGGTTCTTGGCTCTTATTATTTGACTGCTTTAAAGCCTGGTGCTCCTCAACCAGAATTTGGAGATAGATCTAAAACCTTTGCGAGTCTTGAGGATGCCATTAAAGCTTTTGAGGATAAAAGAGTTCATCTTCATGATTGGGTTTGGGTCCGTTTCAGCGGTGAAGTAGAAGACGAGGATGAGTCTGAAGTTCCAATTAAGGCTGAGAAACTTTCAGATGGAACTCGCTTTGAGCAATGGACGTATAGGAGAGATCGACTAGATGAGGAAGGAGCTTTGATAAGCCGCTACATTCTCACAACTGTTGGGAGAATCGTGATGAACCACACCATTATGGATGCTGTGGCAGTTACATAACTAACTTCTATAGATTCACACTTAATTCCACTCGTTATTAATTCATCAACGATTACCGATGACCCCAGCTTCTCCTAAAACTCGTAAGTCTTCTACCAAGTCCACTAGGTCTAAAGCTAAGGGTGGAAAAGGTTCTAAAAAAGGTGCCAAGGCAAAATTAAGTACATCTCCTGTTCTTGCAAAGACTCCACCACCATTTAGAAATAGGATTGTAGATAAGAAAGGGTTAAAGCAATTAGTTGCATGGGCTTATAAGACACATGGCACTGCTGCTACAGCTGCCATGGCTGATAACCTTAAAGATTTAGGCTTTCGTTTTGCCACTCAAGCTGCAGTTTCAATTTCGGTTGACGACTTAAAAGTGCCCGAGGCTAAGCAGGATCTTTTAGGTCAGGCAGAAGAACAAATTACGGCTACTGAAGAGTGTTATCGTTTGGGTGAAATCACTGAAGTTGAACGTCACACAAAGGTTATTGATACTTGGACTGAAACGAATGAAAGGCTTGTAGACGCCGTTAAAAAGAACTTTAACCAGAATGATCCTCTGAACTCAGTCTGGATGATGGCTAATTCAGGGGCGCGAGGAAATATGTCACAGGTTCGTCAATTGGTAGGCATGCGTGGATTAATGGCTAATCCTCAGGGGGAGATTATTGACTTACCTATTCGTACTAATTTCCGTGAAGGTTTAACTGTTACCGAATACGTTATCTCTTCTTATGGTGCCAGAAAAGGATTAGTAGATACTGCTCTTCGTACAGCTGACTCTGGTTACTTAACTCGACGCTTGGTAGATGTTGCTCAGGATGTAATTGTCCGAGAAGAAGATTGCGGTACTAAAAGAGCAATTCTTGTCAAACAAGAAGATGGTGGCTTTGGGAATCGTTTGGTTGGTCGTTTAACTGCAGAACAACTTCTTGGAACTGATGGAGAAGTAATTGCTGAGCGAGATACCGAAATAGACCCTGTGCTTTCTAGGCGGATAGAAAAAGCTGGACTTCAGGGAGTGATGATTCGCTCTCCACTTACTTGCGAAGCAACTCGCTCAGTTTGTAGGAAGTGTTATGGCTGGGCGCTTGCTCATAATGAATTAGTTGATTTAGGAGAGGCGGTAGGAATTATTGCGGCTCAATCAATTGGTGAGCCTGGAACACAGTTGACTATGCGTACCTTCCATACGGGTGGAGTTTCTACGGCAGAAACAGGCGTTGTTCGTTCCATAGTTGAAGGTACTGTTGAGTTTGGCCCTAAAGCGCGTGTTCGTGGTTATCGGACGC harbors:
- the rpoB gene encoding DNA-directed RNA polymerase subunit beta, with protein sequence MGRSAIQVAKTATYLPDLVEVQRASFKWFLEKGLIEELESFSPITDYTGKLELHFVGSEYRLKRPRHDVEEAKRRDATFASQMYVTCRLVNKETGEIKEQEVFIGELPLMTERGTFIINGAERVIVNQIVRSPGVYFKDEQDKNGRRTYNASVIPNRGAWLKFETDKNDLLHVRVDKTRKINAHVLMRAMGLSDNDVIDKLRHPEYYKKSIDAANDEGISSEDQALLELYKKLRPGEPPSVSGGQQLLQARFFDPKRYDLGRVGRYKINKKLRLTIPDTVRTLTHEDVLSTLDYLINLELDVGGASLDDIDHLGNRRVRSVGELLQNQVRVGLNRLERIIKERMTVGETDSLTPAQLVNPKPLVAAIKEFFGSSQLSQFMDQTNPLAELTHKRRISALGPGGLTRERAGFAVRDIHPSHYGRLCPIETPEGPNAGLINSLATHARVNQYGFIETPFWKVEDGRVIKEGDPIYLSADLEDECRVAPGDVATDSEGKILADLIPVRYRQDFEKVPPEQVDYVQLSPVQVISVATSLIPFLEHDDANRALMGSNMQRQAVPLLRPERPLVGTGLETQVARDSGMVPISKVNGTVTFVDATAIVVRDEEGADHTHYLQKYQRSNQDTCLNQRPIVHQGDSVIVGQVLADGSACEGGEIALGQNVLVAYMPWEGYNYEDAILVSERLVKDDLYTSVHIEKYEIEARQTKLGPEEITREIPNIAEESLGNLDELGIIRIGAFVESGDILVGKVTPKGESDQPPEEKLLRAIFGEKARDVRDNSLRVPSTERGRVVDVRIYTREQGDELPPGANMVVRVYVAQRRKIQVGDKMAGRHGNKGIISRILPREDMPYLPDGTPVDIVLNPLGVPSRMNVGQVFECLMGWAAANLQCRVKVVPFDEMYGAEKSQQTVEAYLKEAAKQPGKEWVYNPDNPGKLQLIDGRSGEPFDQSVTVGYAQILKLVHLVDDKIHARSTGPYSLVTQQPLGGKAQQGGQRLGEMEVWALEAYGAAYTLQELLTVKSDDMQGRNEALNAIVKGKPIPRPGTPESFKVLMRELQSLGLDIAVYTDEGKEVDLMQDVNPRRSTPSRPTYESLGVTDYDDD
- a CDS encoding DNA-directed RNA polymerase subunit gamma — translated: MTNSNLRTENHFDYVKITLASPDRVMEWGQRTLPNGQVVGEVTKPETINYRTLKPEMDGLFCEKIFGPSKDWECHCGKYKRVRHRGIVCERCGVEVTESRVRRHRMGFIKLAAPVSHVWYLKGIPSYVAILLDMPLRDVEQIVYFNCYVVLDAGDHQDLKYKQLLTEDEWLEIEDEIYAEDSTIENEPIVGIGAEALKQLLEDLELPKVAEELREEIAGSKGQKRAKLIKRLRVIDNFIATNANPEWMVLDAIPVIPPDLRPMVQLDGGRFATSDLNDLYRRVINRNNRLARLQEILAPEIIVRNEKRMLQEAVDALIDNGRRGRTVVGANNRPLKSLSDIIEGKQGRFRQNLLGKRVDYSGRSVIVVGPKLKMHQCGLPKEMAIELFQPFVIHRLIRQNIVNNIKAAKKLIQRADDEVMQVLQEVIEGHPILLNRAPTLHRLGIQAFEPKLVDGRAIQLHPLVCPAFNADFDGDQMAVHVPLAIEAQTEARMLMLASNNILSPATGDPIITPSQDMVLGSYYLTALKPGAPQPEFGDRSKTFASLEDAIKAFEDKRVHLHDWVWVRFSGEVEDEDESEVPIKAEKLSDGTRFEQWTYRRDRLDEEGALISRYILTTVGRIVMNHTIMDAVAVT
- a CDS encoding TatD family hydrolase is translated as MSSSTLIDSHCHIVFRNFDDDLDEVAERWRAAGVTALLHACVEPSEIPAIRSLADRFSEMRYSVGVHPLDTKHWNVDTQETLRKAAGEDSRVVAIGELGLDLYRDSNLEEQLSVLRPQLDLAMELDLPVIIHCRDAADQMLEELRARHKNHQCPKGVMHCWGGTPAEMEGFLELGFYISFSGTVTFPKATAIHDCARMVPDNRFLVETDCPFLAPVPRRGKRNEPAFVEAVAAKVAEIRAQPFASVAKCTSENARSLFALP